The genomic window aacaggaGACATTTCGGCAACAGCGCGCTGACCGAGCATCTTGCTGACGTAGGGCTCGATGTCGATGTCCTGGAGGTGCTGGTAGGTGCGAGCGTGGAACAGCCTGAGGGTGGAGTCCAGCTTAATGGACACCCAGATGCCGTCGCCGTGCCAGGCCAGCTGACGAACCTGACTGTCTTTACGTGGGTGGGCGTCAAATGATGTCTGGACAAGGCGGAAACACATGAAGCAAACATGTGGATGTTACCAAATGTTTAAATCGCATATAAGTCTTTTTACCTCCATCTTCATGGCTCTGGGATGCACCACATAGATCTTGTTCCTGTAGCCACACCACACCTTGTCGTGCACGATTGTCATGCAGCGGATGGAGTGGTGCTGCTTCCCCAAATCTAACAGGTGGTAGTTGGTCAGGTCCCACTGTCCAtcttacaacaaaaaaatcaaaacaatgaaGCCCACATCTGTTTGGTGCTGTGTAAACATTCTACACAAGGAGGTATTTTAGGTCTCTCACCTACTCCTCTGTGGAAAATGGCCAACGTGCTGTCGGACAGACTGACCAGTATGCGTCCTTTCACGTGTCTGTTGGTGAGACGTGgttaaacaaacaagcagagagagagagagaaacaaccTACAACCATCTGCCTGAATGAACTTACACTATGCCGACCACAGGCTTCTTCAGCTTCACAGAGTGGAGACATTTCTTCCAGTGAGCCACAGACGAGTGCACATACACACTAGGGTCAGAGAACAGAAAATTACAAGAAATATGCTCACACATGCAGACAGATGTGGAGAGATCAGGGAAAATAAGAGCCCCACCAGCCGTTCTGCGCCCCCAGCCACATGGTGGGCAGAACACTGCTCATTTTCTGGGCCTCTTCTATCATGGGGTCAGGTTCTTCTGTGCTGGGGTTGGAGCTCACCCCATCTTTCAGCAGGTCGCTCTCCCTGCTCATAGAGACGACAGGGAACACAAAGGATCAGGTTAAGTTTGTGATTATTGCTTCACATAATTGTCCtaataaattagatttagaAGGTGTGTGGATATGCAGAGTGCTCATTTTAGACGACACAAGGACTAACGTACTAACTCTACACAAGGTTACTGATTGGCAGAGTGTTTCGTCTTTGTAGCTGTACTAACAAGTGACCTTCGAGTTAAACAGACTGAATTATAACCGTGTGCTTGGTGATAAACCTCCTGATGTTACCTCTGAGAGTAGTTGGCCGGGGCCTCTCTTGCCTGCTGAGCTCCCAGTGGATCTGTAAACACGTGCTCTGTGTAGACGCCCCTCAGAGCTTCACTGTGGTCAACAGGTCCTGCACTCGTCTCTGTCGCCTCCGTGGCTTCTTCTGCTGGTCTCGGGTCTGTCGCGAGAGTCGGTGCAAATGTTCAAATGCGCATAAAACTGGGTGAATAACGAGCAGCAGATCCGGACAGCTCTATCTTCCTCTTTACCTGGACGGTCCCCTGTCTGAGGAACAGCTGTTGCACCCTCGGCTTCGCAGCCCACCACTGTGATGCCTCCAAGAACACTGTCACCGCCACCTGAGCTGCTAGTGGCTGCTGACAAGCTGCCATCTCCCTCTGGTCCCAGATCAGACTTCAGAGACACCTCCTCCCCAGCAGGGTAGTCTGTCTCTCTTGCACCTGAACAGAGGAGATTCACAGAGTTTAACTCGATTCAAAATGAGTCTTTTGTACGTTTTTATCATCTTCACTGACCTGGAACGCTAGTGATGCAGAAGACGTGCGAGTTACAAACAATGAAGCTCTCCAGGATGTTTCCAGGCTGGTTGGCATCGATGACAACAACCTTTGAGGTGGACTGAGTGCTGGTGGAAATCCAAACCAGTGATGAAAACTCGTCCTggtgctgcagctccttctgctGCTCCTACAAAGCCAACAACAGGAGAAAAATGACTCAAGATGGGTTTGAAGTAGCAGTAACTATCGGACTAATGTTGCAGCTAAAACAGAAACGAAATTGTGTTTGCTTACTTTTAGCTCTTGATCCAGTTTATCCAGGCTACTCTGAGACCCCGTCTTCTTTTTAGGACTCTCTTGGCCTGATGAGTCACTGTAAAACACACTGGCCCCCACTATGGAGCCTCCGTCTCTGGTTTTCCCTCCAGACAGATTCACCCCTGCAGCACACCACAGCTATAGGACAGATATAGTTACAGCAGtgacacaacaaaacacacaccgACGCTGccataaacaacattttacttATACAGTTTATCAAAAACCTGACACTTGATTATGTTGGCGTAGCTAGATATTACAAACTCCTTTGGGCTGGACTTTCAAactgcttgtttatttatttatttttttagctagcATGTTTCAAGGTTCTGAGCCAAGTTTCTGCAAATCTACAAGTATGATGATtagaagctgaaagaagcacCTTCATAGAAGGATCTTTTTCATCCAGAGGTCtgagaaaaacaggaacaggtAGATTCTTCATCTTGCCCTCTGCCTGAGCACCATTGACCTGAAAACAAAGAGCCAGCGGCACTGTGTTATGGATCACGTCTTGTGtagtttagaaaagaaaaaaaatattcaaagggTACAGGTTGGGTGCTAATAAAAGGCTTACTTTGTATTTCTTGGGTAGGCTCCAGCCGTACGCCTGCACTCGGTCGTCCTCCTTCTGAACGTGAGCTTTGACCTGTTTGTACTGAGCCCGCTTCTGTTCTCGTCTCGACGTCACGCTTTCAGCTGGCGCTctgtgggacaaaaaaaaaccaacaaaaaaaaaacaggccctTCATAACTTCAGAGCTCCTACTTCAATGTTCCCGACTTTAATTTACAggtttttatgttgattttttaacttttactgtaaatgcaCAATACAAAATGGTTATCAGAGAATGacacttctaaaaaaaacagttacctgtcattttatagactttttcttcttctttataaaTACACGTTACATTTGATCAACTGCTTCAGTTCAGAGTAAAATAGAAACAGTAGCATATCAGTGTaaccattttttaacattatgtGGAACATGTGCCAAACTCAGATCTTTTTATGTGAGGTTTTGTGAAAAGAGTGCAACATGTAATATTTTACCCACGACCGattaaagaaacagtttaattctgatccaATTTAAGACAATCTGAGCAGAGCTGCCATCttcaaacagctccagtctccCAAATCTCTTAGTAATTCATCCGAATGACAATTTTTTAACCTTCACTCTCTGGGTTTGGGATATGTTTGTCTCTGACGTGTGTGGAGAGTTCCCTGGTCTTCATGGTAGCTAGGGGTGTAATGTACGTCTAAGTCACAGTAGAACGATTACTAGAATACCACCCATTATACACTGCATAAGAGTAATTTTTGCCTCTTTGTTGCAAATTCTTTCTGCTTCTGATTCCTACAGAGAAACTCACTCTTCATTGAGGAAATCAAACGCTTTGCTCTTGTCGCTGGGCAGCTGCTGCAGGGTGCTGCTCTTCTTCTTGACGGAGGGCTGGATCTGGGAGGTGGGCGCGTTGTACTTGACGTTCACTGGGGCCTCCGCCGGCGGCTTCTTGCCCGCTCCGCCCGACGAGCTAAACAAACGGCTGAAACTGGAGGTGTAAGGGCAGGGAAgtagagaggaagaaaaaggaagagagagaggggggggggaagcacacaaagacaaacgTATAGAGGGGTGGACACAAGCGGTAGCTCCAGCAGTTAGATGGGGTTTACCATTTTAGGGTTAAAGGGTTCTTTTCCATGCCAATATGCGACTGAGACACATATTCCCATAAACTTGCTCTGACTTTGTAAATCTGCTTTCAAATGGAAAAGCATGACAGACGTGGTTCTCAGGAGAGCAGGGAGTTAATAATACGCACAGACTAGGACGTTAGTAAACAACACAGAGCAGAGAATCCTTCACTTCCCCCTTCCTTTACAGTAAATGCATCACTTTGCGTGCAACTAATGTTTAGCTCTTAATACTTAGCAGCTCCACACGCCTGCTCttttttcaaacaataaatcagcACTGTTAAACTGTCAGGTTTCTTCCCTATGTTCTCGCCTTCCCTCCTATCAAACACCCACCCACCCCAACCAACACACCTCCTGCACACAGACGTCACAACATCAGGCAGAATATAAAGGGACACACAGAGCAGAGATGGTAGATGTATCAGATTCCGTTTGTTTCCACATGTTTTGCCAAATAACACCAAGTTCAAACCAAATCAAACCCATTCCTTAAAACTCAACAAAGGAGAGCACAAGTAAATGTTGCAAATGTTGAATAACATTGCtgtaaaagtttgattttcCCAATCCATCTTTTAAGGTTATGTACAGACTACTCCCAGAGCTGGCTCTCCTCTGTTAAGAGTTTGTAATAAGAATGAAATTTTTAAAAGCCATACAAGATTTACCTACATCCTGAAGAAAATGAccataaaaaggcaaaagaaatgcaacaaaaaaagacttcaatGACAGGACTTGTTGGTATTTTGAACCTCAcataaaaagaaaggaggagcTTACAACTGCCAGAGGCTggatttcttcttctctggaaGAGATGAATTCTCCTTTGAAGCTCtgaggaaaaaattaaaacattattcctcaacaaaacatgacacTTATTTCTACTGGAAACCTCTCATTGGTAAAAATCTGTTGGTAATCTCTACTTGTGCTGTTGTACCGGATCATTTCTGTCCACCTGACGGCTTCCTGCAGCTCCATCAGCCTCTCCTTATACTGGTTCCTCTCCATCAGGACTCTGGCCATCTCCACTCTGGTGAAGCGTTTCCTCTGAGCTGTGGGCACATCGCTCTGCAGGCACAACACGATCACGCGTTCACGACACCTACAATCTACATATCTGTAGGTGCTAGTAGAGAGAAATGGACTCACATCGTCCTCATTGTCATTCTTGATCTTGTGTTTGGTCTCCTCCAGTTctgctttaactctgcaacAAAGAACCCAACCAAGTGTTGTACAAACACGTCCATACAAAGCAGTTTGTCCGGCGGTGAACAGCGATGTGTATAAAGTGTACTCTTAGATCAACGCACTTCTTGagctcctcttccagctctttgtTCTTCTCCTCCAGTTTGGTTTTGGCCTGAGTGACAGCGTCCAGCTCTCCTCGCAGGACCTCCTTCTCACACGACAGCTCATCCACTTGAGCGATCAGGTCGTTCTTCACCACATTCAGTGCGTTTCTGCAAAACACGGACGGATAAATGTTCCACATTAAGCACCGGATGGATGCAGCGTTTGTTCCTTGTCGTCAAACAGGAAGTATATTTCTGAAACGCACTTAGATCCATAGGATTAAATTATTCAGGATGACTTTCAAGTTAGAAAAGAagtgtttataaattatttcaGCTTCAAGTTGATGCGGAGCAGGTTTTATCCCCCTGCAAAGCtcaaaaaaaggagcagaaacaaagcaaagaacTGTATGTAAAAGTTCACATAATGGGTCAGTTTTTCCTGTGAATCTTAACTTTATTTCCTGCCTTATATTAAAAGGAGTTTCCCCCTTCTCCTTTACTCTGGGTTAGAAATGGGCCCTCTTCTCTGCTTGCTTGCACCTCCTCGTTTCTCCTCTTTATTtccagtctggcctctctaactttatctcccagtccttcaacctgtgctgtacctctgatgacctcattcctaatcctgtccatcctcgtccctcccaaggagaacctcaacatcttcagctctgccacttccagttctgtctcctgtctttttgtctccaaaccatacaacatggcttctctcaccactgtcttgtaaaccctTCCTTCgccctttgctgccacccttttgtcacaaatcactcctgaaactcttctccatccactccatcctgcccgCACTCTCTTCTTCATGCAAAatgcaataaacaaaacaagaagcacaAAACCACCAATATAAAAGATACAAATTATATCACTCATTCATATTACCATTATTAGGttaagatttttttgtcttatgaaaaatagaataaatccttttcagaaatgaaaataaaaactaacttgGTTTCCAGCAGCTGGGTGTTCTCATGGATGAGGTGTTCGACCTCTCGACCCATACCTGAAAAAGATCAGCCATATTATTAAGTTAAAACAACTTTGTAATCACCTCTTCTctacaaatattcaaaaatccTAAATCTTTCTATAATTCTTTGCCTTTCCACTTCTTCAATCTTACCTAAAAAGTTGTAGTCTGAGAGTCATGCAGAGGATGTTCAGAAAGGTTTAATCAAACggttaaaatgtttctgatctACAGAATCACAGTCCTTCACAACACTGTACTACTTATAATCtaataaaactaagaaaagcTACAAAAGGAAGAACAATGTAAAGATAATCAgggacacaaagacaacaaggtTTATAGATCTGGGAGAAAATCGCTGATACACACCAGAAAACTCATCTGTGAGGAAGTTAAAGCCCAACagccaaagaaaacacaattcaGAAAACTATttgtgaataataaaaaataaataaattaaaaacaaatcctaaGTTACAAGAGAGCGAGGCTTCTTACCCAAAAGGTCAGCCCCTTCGTCCACGTCTCCTACGAGGTCATTCCCTGCAGACGACAGCTCCTCAAACAAAGAGTCAGTGTTGCGGTTGAATGCCAGATTCTCTATCCCACCTTTCGTTGGTGTGCTGGACCGGGAGGAAAGGAACGGAGAGAAAACGTGAGGCGTGACAACAAGGATGATTATCGGAAAGACAAAATCACTTTAGGCTTGTTTTTGACACTTCAAGTTGTGTAAACACTAAGTGTGACTTAATCACAACCTTGAAAGGGATATTCCAGCCATTTAGAAGTGGTGtttgttgtagacagctctttgaacggctTCTCTTTAGAGAAAGACTTTAAGTCCAACAGGACTGAAGATCTATCAG from Kryptolebias marmoratus isolate JLee-2015 linkage group LG17, ASM164957v2, whole genome shotgun sequence includes these protein-coding regions:
- the spag9b gene encoding C-Jun-amino-terminal kinase-interacting protein 4 isoform X7, translating into MSPGCMLLFVFGFVGGAVVINSAVLVSLSVLLLVHYSVSTRGLPALPSLPSIPKQTRKERPISMGILQLPGIDGVTPELQREPSDPPSEPWRFNNVSHPLSNTSLKFEELFSTIREEGRRSQEDFPDQGVEESQDEMAFANRGSAKPSTPTNQGNISKTGMAASSSDGRSKANASMSSQGDSSKSNTTTSTHGGNSQPGTPLPPRDVASLGQGVASSTPLSAAPSDVAVESVDTPLQEQDTSGGLGKNLDMKNGNAEGGKDVGAVQEEQQSSQSAGTALKTEDGAENVEKSEVQAIIESTPELDMDFDGCRGTSTPTKGGIENLAFNRNTDSLFEELSSAGNDLVGDVDEGADLLGMGREVEHLIHENTQLLETKNALNVVKNDLIAQVDELSCEKEVLRGELDAVTQAKTKLEEKNKELEEELKKVKAELEETKHKIKNDNEDDSDVPTAQRKRFTRVEMARVLMERNQYKERLMELQEAVRWTEMIRASKENSSLPEKKKSSLWQFFSRLFSSSGGAGKKPPAEAPVNVKYNAPTSQIQPSVKKKSSTLQQLPSDKSKAFDFLNEEAPAESVTSRREQKRAQYKQVKAHVQKEDDRVQAYGWSLPKKYKVNGAQAEGKMKNLPVPVFLRPLDEKDPSMKLWCAAGVNLSGGKTRDGGSIVGASVFYSDSSGQESPKKKTGSQSSLDKLDQELKEQQKELQHQDEFSSLVWISTSTQSTSKVVVIDANQPGNILESFIVCNSHVFCITSVPGARETDYPAGEEVSLKSDLGPEGDGSLSAATSSSGGGDSVLGGITVVGCEAEGATAVPQTGDRPDPRPAEEATEATETSAGPVDHSEALRGVYTEHVFTDPLGAQQAREAPANYSQRESDLLKDGVSSNPSTEEPDPMIEEAQKMSSVLPTMWLGAQNGCVYVHSSVAHWKKCLHSVKLKKPVVGIVHVKGRILVSLSDSTLAIFHRGVDGQWDLTNYHLLDLGKQHHSIRCMTIVHDKVWCGYRNKIYVVHPRAMKMETSFDAHPRKDSQVRQLAWHGDGIWVSIKLDSTLRLFHARTYQHLQDIDIEPYVSKMLGTGKLGFSFVRITALMVSCNRLWIGTGNGVIISIPLTEATNNVAKAAGNHPGGVVRVYADDSGDKVTAGTFVPYCSMAHAQLSFHGHRNAVQFFAAVPGHSDLSAFCGGETAGEKSSDSSTQEGSKTMLVMSGGEGYIDFRMGDEDGEAEEAEGAPMKLHPFLAKAERSHLIVWHVSANEDRAQ
- the spag9b gene encoding C-Jun-amino-terminal kinase-interacting protein 4 isoform X5, with translation MSPGCMLLFVFGFVGGAVVINSAVLVSLSVLLLVHYSVSTRGLPALPSLPSIPKQTRKERPISMGILQLPGIDGVTPELQREPSDPPSEPWRFNNVSHPLSNTSLKFEELFSTIREEGRRSQEDFPDQGVEESQDEMAFANRGSAKPSTPTNQGNISKTGMAASSSDGRSKANASMSSQGDSSKSNTTTSTHGGNSQPGTPLPPRDVASLGQGVASSTPLSAAPSDVAVESVDTPLQEQDTSGGLGKNLDMKNGNAEGGKDVGAVQEEQQSSQSAGTALKTEDGAENVEKSEVQAIIESTPELDMDFDGCRGTSTPTKGGIENLAFNRNTDSLFEELSSAGNDLVGDVDEGADLLGMGREVEHLIHENTQLLETKNALNVVKNDLIAQVDELSCEKEVLRGELDAVTQAKTKLEEKNKELEEELKKVKAELEETKHKIKNDNEDDSDVPTAQRKRFTRVEMARVLMERNQYKERLMELQEAVRWTEMIRASKENSSLPEKKKSSLWQLMSFSRLFSSSGGAGKKPPAEAPVNVKYNAPTSQIQPSVKKKSSTLQQLPSDKSKAFDFLNEEAPAESVTSRREQKRAQYKQVKAHVQKEDDRVQAYGWSLPKKYKVNGAQAEGKMKNLPVPVFLRPLDEKDPSMKLWCAAGVNLSGGKTRDGGSIVGASVFYSDSSGQESPKKKTGSQSSLDKLDQELKEQQKELQHQDEFSSLVWISTSTQSTSKVVVIDANQPGNILESFIVCNSHVFCITSVPGARETDYPAGEEVSLKSDLGPEGDGSLSAATSSSGGGDSVLGGITVVGCEAEGATAVPQTGDRPDPRPAEEATEATETSAGPVDHSEALRGVYTEHVFTDPLGAQQAREAPANYSQRESDLLKDGVSSNPSTEEPDPMIEEAQKMSSVLPTMWLGAQNGCVYVHSSVAHWKKCLHSVKLKKPVVGIVHVKGRILVSLSDSTLAIFHRGVDGQWDLTNYHLLDLGKQHHSIRCMTIVHDKVWCGYRNKIYVVHPRAMKMETSFDAHPRKDSQVRQLAWHGDGIWVSIKLDSTLRLFHARTYQHLQDIDIEPYVSKMLGTGKLGFSFVRITALMVSCNRLWIGTGNGVIISIPLTEATNNVAKAAGNHPGGVVRVYADDSGDKVTAGTFVPYCSMAHAQLSFHGHRNAVQFFAAVPGHSDLSAFCGGETAGEKSSDSSTQEGSKTMLVMSGGEGYIDFRMGDEDGEAEEAEGAPMKLHPFLAKAERSHLIVWHVSANEDRAQ